A genome region from Actinopolymorpha sp. NPDC004070 includes the following:
- a CDS encoding alpha/beta hydrolase gives MSTEWTSQSSGKGEYADVNGLHLYYETHGAGRPMILLHGGLGSGEMFGSVLPSLAEHHQVILPDLQGHGRTADIDRPLEIPLMADDIAALIDHLGLDRPDVVGFSLGGGVALHTAAKYPGKVGRLVATSAHVRRDAVPAEMLAQQGQINAAAAEFMKDTPMYELYQRVAPRPEDFGRLLDKIGVAMAQDFDYTEEVRGLQVPTMLVAGDADMAPPSHYVEVFKLLDGGLRDGGWMGEGRPKGGHALAILPGLTHYNIVDSPLWATTVLAFLDAEQG, from the coding sequence GTGAGCACGGAATGGACCTCCCAGTCGAGCGGCAAGGGTGAGTACGCCGACGTCAACGGCCTCCACCTCTACTACGAGACACACGGGGCCGGACGCCCGATGATCCTGCTGCACGGCGGGCTCGGGTCGGGCGAGATGTTCGGGTCGGTCCTGCCCTCGCTCGCCGAGCACCACCAGGTCATCCTTCCCGATCTGCAAGGGCACGGTCGTACGGCGGACATCGACCGGCCGCTGGAGATCCCGCTGATGGCCGACGACATCGCGGCCCTGATCGACCACCTCGGCCTGGACCGCCCGGACGTCGTGGGCTTCTCCCTCGGTGGCGGTGTCGCCCTGCACACCGCCGCGAAGTACCCCGGCAAGGTGGGCCGCCTGGTCGCCACCTCGGCGCACGTACGCCGGGACGCCGTTCCGGCGGAGATGCTGGCCCAGCAGGGCCAGATCAACGCGGCGGCGGCGGAGTTCATGAAGGACACCCCGATGTACGAGCTCTACCAGCGGGTGGCGCCCCGTCCTGAGGACTTCGGCCGGCTGCTGGACAAGATCGGTGTCGCGATGGCGCAGGACTTCGACTACACCGAGGAAGTACGCGGTCTGCAGGTGCCGACGATGCTCGTCGCCGGTGACGCCGACATGGCCCCGCCGAGCCACTACGTCGAGGTGTTCAAGCTCCTCGACGGCGGTCTGCGCGACGGCGGCTGGATGGGGGAGGGGCGGCCGAAGGGCGGGCACGCGCTGGCGATCCTGCCCGGGCTCACCCACTACAACATCGTCGACT